The Erigeron canadensis isolate Cc75 chromosome 4, C_canadensis_v1, whole genome shotgun sequence genome window below encodes:
- the LOC122595970 gene encoding probable hexosyltransferase MUCI70, with translation MTSGSLGLRSSSYGSLVQHQQQQQLQQQQLQNGGQQQKVNQSTPPIIASSRKASKMFVKEKENMFIWMFKFVHRKKVGMLLLCLVSIVAMLWVLYVGKGEVTQVHNIQSLEFKNNSITRFSPMSVDEEKVHTVDSSLGNHEMKLTLIHEDTISMVSPPPPPPPPSLPMPPPPSPPLPPLPSPPPPVYFTGYTLPHGHPCETFTMPPPPADKKRTGPRPCPVCYLPVEEAVALMPKAPSFSPVLQNLTYIHEENLIKSEFGGSEFGGYPSLKQRFESYDIKESMSVHCGFVRGDKPGRNTGFDIDDSDLFEMEECRGVVVASAIFGAYDLIQQPKNISETAKKLCFFMFVDEETARFLRNSSALDDSKRIGLWRIVVVHNLPYTDPRRNGKIPKLLLHRLFPNVRYSLWVDGKLELVVDPYQILERFLWRKNASFAISRHYKRFDVFEEAEANKAASKYDNASIDFQINFYKTEGLTPYSDAKLPIRSDVPEGCVIIREHIPISNLFTCLWFNEVDRFTSRDQISFSTVRDKITSKTNWTVHMFWDCQRRNFVVQGYHRDILEHWAPPPSLLVLPSPPPPLPPPPPNALPVIMVPPSTPVDEKPKISALETSTEHIVSNPTKVPSTRRRRDRRIGSRRHRKVSVGISQK, from the exons ATGACTAGTGGGTCATTGGGTCTAAGATCATCAAGCTATGGCTCATTAGtacaacatcaacaacaacaacaactgcaACAACAACAATTGCAAAATGGAGGTCAACAACAAAAAGTCAACCAATCAACACCACCAATTATTGCTTCTTCAAGAAAAGCTTCAAAGATGTTTGTTAAAGAGAAAGAGAACATGTTCATTTGGATGTTCAAATTTGTGCATAGAAAGAAAGTTGGAATGCTGCTACTATGTCTTGTTTCAATTGTTGCTATGTTATGGGTACTTTATGTTGGCAAAG GTGAAGTTACACAAGTTCACAATATCCAAAGTTTAGAATTCAAAAACAATTCCATCACTAGATTTTCACCAATGAGCGTTGATGAAGAGAAAGTCCATACGGTTGATTCTTCGTTAGGGAATCATGAAATGAAGCTTACATTGATTCATGAAGATACAATCTCAATGGTctcaccgccgccgccgccaccgcCTCCATCTCTACCGATGCCGCCACCTCCATCTCCACCACTGCCGCCACTTCCATCTCCACCTCCACCTGTTTATTTTACTGGATACACCCTTCCTCATGGCCATCCTTGTGAAACTTTTACAATGCCGCCTCCACCCGCAGACAAGAAAAGAACAGGCCCACGTC CTTGCCCGGTGTGTTACCTTCCAGTGGAAGAAGCTGTTGCGTTGATGCCAAAAGCCCCATCTTTTTCCCCTGTTCTTCAAAATCTGACTTACATCCATGAAGAAAATTTAATCAAAAGTGAGTTTGGAGGTTCAGAATTTGGAGGGTATCCTTCTCTGAAACAAAGATTTGAATCTTATGACATAAAGGAGTCGATGAGTGTCCACTGCGG ATTTGTTAGAGGTGACAAGCCCGGACGCAATACAGGCTTTGATATTGATGATTCAGATCTTTTTGAGATGGAAGAGTGTCGGGGAGTAGTGGTTGCATCAGCCATATTCG GTGCTTATGATTTGATTCAACAGCCCAAAAACATTAGTGAAACTGCAAAGAAGCTTTGCTTTTTCATGTTTGTTGATGAAGAAACAGctagatttttaagaaattcaaGTGCTTTAGATGATAGCAAGAGGATTGGATTATGGAGAATAGTTGTTGTCCATAACCTACCGTATACTGATCCTAGGCGCAATGGCAAG ATCCCGAAACTTCTACTACATAGGCTTTTCCCAAATGTTCGTTATTCTCTATGGGTGGATGGGAAACTCGAGCTTGTTGTGGATCCCTATCAGATTCTTGAAAG GTTCTTGTGGAGGAAGAATGCTAGTTTTGCAATATCTAGGCATTACAAGCGCTTTGACGTGTTTGAGGAAGCTGAAGCAAATAAAGCagcttcaaagtatgacaatgcCTCCATCGACTTCCAaatcaacttttataaaacggaAGGTTTAACCCCATATTCGGATGCCAAACTTCCTATCAGAAGCG ATGTTCCTGAAGGATGCGTGATAATACGAGAGCATATTCCTATCTCGAACCTCTTTACTTGTCTTTGGTTCAATGAAGTTGACCGCTTTACTTCCAGAGATCAGATTAGTTTTTCAACAGTAAGGGATAAGATCACATCTAAGACGAATTGGACAGTTCACATGTTTTGGGATTGTCAAAGGCGAAACTTTGTGGTTCAG GGATACCACCGAGATATTCTCGAGCATTGGGCACCACCACCTTCGCTGTTAGTACTGCCGTCACCGCCGCCACCGCTGCCACCGCCTCCTCCTAATGCACTCCCTGTCATTATGGTGCCACCCTCCACCCCAgttgatgaaaaaccaaaaatttcagcTTTAGAAACATCCACGGAACATATTGTAAGTAATCCCACAAAAGTCCCATCAACAAGACGCCGGAGAGACAGAAGAATAGGTTCACGAAGGCACCGGAAAGTTTCTGTTGGAATTAgccaaaagtaa
- the LOC122596760 gene encoding lipoxygenase 3, chloroplastic-like, with translation MLAILSSSNIRMNATNIHPTNDFGKRYISKANMFLSSFKKKGKNGCVMKSSMAKEDFVVEQVRVEGSALLNLTATVSIKISNEVDVVKTMMKLPNLYSKDFFTTNEASEKKGINFQLVSTQLDPSTMNPKVSKECIKEWSKIATPEGNGKGRFCFKVELVIDTNFGEPGAMLVRHNCDKELYLETISIENFFHFSCNSWIQPSKNSNEKRIFFSNKAYLPSQTPKGLQHLRAVELRNLCDGGNGLRLPADRIYDYDTYNDVGNPDKGPEHARPVLGGEKNPHPRRCRTGRPSTLTDASAEKPVDTLTSSIYVPRDEAFEETRRTEISIGKLKGVLRNIPPIVTTPSKKDRVSIDLADLKGLYKDAPQLDQTSSDNYNLLKFLGVNGSIKEIFQFETPKNMSWDTTSYIRDDELGRQTLAGTNPTSIERLKVFPPVSKLDPSKYGPLESDLKEENIISHLNGMSVQQAMDEGKLFILDYHDIYLPFLERINTQEDRKSYGTRTIFVLTTIGTLKPIAIELSLPPKDNNIPLKQVLTPPVDATTNWLWQLGKAHVCSNDAGVHQLVNHWLRTHACMEPFIIATHRNLSKLHPIFKLLRPHLRYTLAINAAARESLICANGIIESHFSSGKYSMQMACAAYHDWWRFDLEGLPKDLIRRGMALPDQKMPHGLKLAIEDYPYANDGLLLWSAIEELVHTYVNHYYPNNDTVTSDTELHSWYNEAINVGHADLSDANWWPEITTPNKLSEILTVLIWTSSAYHAAINFGQYHYGGYVPKRPPLMRKLIPERHDPEYESFVANPEDYYLESLPTLFQTTQYMAVIDIISAHSHDEEYLGDMKEIGTNWPGESKIVEAFYTFSMKLKRIENEIHRRNADKRLRNRCGVGVPPYELLIPTSEAGVTGRGVPNSISI, from the exons ATGTTGGCTATCCTTTCTTCTTCTAACATTAGGATGAACGCAACAAACATTCATCCTACCAACGATTTTGGTAAAAGATACATATCTAAAGCTAATATGTTCCTTTCTTCTTTTAAGAAGAAGGGGAAAAATGGTTGTGTTATGAAATCTTCCATGGCCAAAGAGGATTTTGTAGTTGAGCAGGTAAGAGTTGAGGGATCTGCATTGTTAAACTTAACAGCGACCGTTAGCATCAAGATAAGCAATGAGGTTGATGTGGTTAAGACGATGATGAAGCTCCCTAATTTATATTCAAAAGATTTTTTCACAACCAACGAGGCGTCTGAGAAGAAGGGTATCAATTTTCAACTTGTTAGCACTCAACTAGATCCAA GTACCATGAATCCAAAGGTGAGCAAGGAGTGTATAAAAGAGTGGTCCAAAATTGCAACTCCTGAAGGTAATGGTAAAGGGCGTTTCTGCTTTAAAGTTGAGTTGGTAATTGATACAAACTTTGGAGAACCAGGGGCCATGTTGGTAAGACACAATTGTGACAAGGAATTATATTTGGAGACTATCTCTATCGAAAACTTTTTCCACTTTTCATGCAACTCCTGGATTCAACCATCTAAGAATAGCAATGAAAAAAGAATATTCTTTTCCAACAAG GCATATTTACCAAGTCAAACACCAAAGGGGCTACAACATTTGAGAGCAGTGGAATTAAGGAATTTGTGTGATGGAGGAAATGGACTAAGATTACCAGCAGATAGAATATATGATTATGACACATATAATGATGTTGGAAATCCTGATAAAGGACCTGAACATGCAAGGCCAGTATTAGGAGGCGAAAAAAATCCACATCCCAGACGTTGTCGTACAGGACGCCCATCCACTCTTACAG ATGCAAGTGCGGAAAAGCCAGTGGACACGTTGACATCTTCTATATACGTACCAAGAGATGAAGCTTTTGAGGAGACAAGGCGCACAGAAATTTCCATTGGAAAATTGAAGGGAGTGCTTCGCAACATTCCACCCATAGTGACCACTCCCTCCAAAAAGGATAGAGTTTCTATTGATTTAGCTGATTTAAAAGGCCTTTATAAGGATGCACCACAACTTGATCAGACAAGTTCAGATAATTATAACCTTTTAAAGTTTTTGGGTGTTAATGGATCTATCAAAGAGATATTTCAGTTTGAAACTCCAAAAAACATGTCAT GGGACACAACAAGCTATATACGAGATGATGAACTTGGCCGCCAAACACTTGCAGGGACGAACCCTACTAGCATAGAGAGGTTAAAG GTATTTCCCCCTGTGAGCAAACTTGATCCTTCAAAGTATGGACCGCTGGAATCAGATCTTAAAGAAGAAAATATTATAAGTCACCTAAACGGCATGTCGGTACAACAG GCCATGGATGAAGGAAAACTCTTCATATTGGATTACCACGACATTTACCTTCCCTTTCTAGAGAGGATAAATACTCAAGAAGATCGCAAATCATATGGGACCCGTACAATATTTGTCTTGACAACAATAGGGACTTTAAAGCCCATTGCAATTGAGCTTAGCCTTCCTCCTAAGGACAACAATATTCCATTGAAGCAAGTTCTCACTCCTCCTGTGGATGCAACCACAAATTGGCTTTGGCAACTAGGAAAAGCTCATGTATGCTCTAATGACGCGGGTGTTCACCAACTAGTTAATCATTG GTTGCGAACTCATGCATGTATGGAACCATTTATAATTGCTACTCACCGTAACTTGAGCAAATTGCATCCTATTTTCAAGCTGCTTCGTCCCCACCTAAGGTATACGCTTGCAATAAATGCGGCAGCACGCGAAAGCCTTATTTGTGCAAATGGGATAATTGAGAGTCACTTCTCTTCTGGAAAATACAGTATGCAGATGGCTTGTGCCGCTTATCATGATTGGTGGCGCTTTGACTTAGAAGGCCTTCCAAAAGATTTAATACGACG AGGAATGGCACTCCCAGACCAGAAAATGCCCCATGGACTAAAGTTAGCCATTGAAGATTACCCATATGCTAATGACGGGCTTCTCCTTTGGTCTGCAATTGAAGAGTTAGTACATACATACGTAAATCATTACTATCCTAACAACGATACAGTAACATCTGACACCGAGCTTCACTCATGGTACAACGAAGCCATTAATGTGGGGCACGCTGATCTTAGTGATGCTAATTGGTGGCCGGAAATAACCACTCCCAATAAACTTTCAGAGATACTGACCGTATTAATATGGACTTCATCTGCATATCATGCGGCAATCAACTTTGGACAGTACCACTATGGTGGATATGTCCCAAAACGCCCACCACTTATGCGAAAGCTTATACCCGAACGACATGACCCAGAGTATGAAAGCTTTGTAGCTAACCCAGAAGACTATTACCTAGAATCTCTGCCTACTTTGTTTCAAACAACACAATATATGGCTGTAATTGATATAATCTCTGCACACTCACATGATGAGGAGTATCTTGGAGACATGAAGGAAATTGGTACTAATTGGCCAGGTGAATCCAAGATTGTTGAGGCATTTTATACATTTTCAATGAAACTTAAAAGAATAGAAAATGAGATTCATAGGAGGAATGCCGATAAAAGGCTTAGGAACAGATGTGGCGTCGGTGTTCCACCTTATGAACTGCTCATACCAACTTCAGAAGCCGGTGTTACTGGTAGAGGTGTACCAAATAGCATATCAATTTGA